The following are encoded together in the Cicer arietinum cultivar CDC Frontier isolate Library 1 chromosome 2, Cicar.CDCFrontier_v2.0, whole genome shotgun sequence genome:
- the LOC101490920 gene encoding sugar carrier protein C-like, with translation MTKQAIMDVPTKYPGKLTFRVVITCIMAASGGLIFGYDHGVSGGVTSMDSFLKRFFPSVYEKESNVKPSSNQYCKFNSQILTLFTSSLYLSALVAGLGASNITRMLGRRATMIMGGLFFVSGALLNGLAVDIWMLIVGRLLLGFGIGCANQSVPIYVSEMAPYKYRGALNMCFQLSITIGIFSANLFNYYFSKILNGEGWRLSLGLGAVPALIFVVGSFCLPDSPNSLVTRGRHEDARKELVKIRGTDDVDAEFRDIVAASEASAKVTHPWKTLLDRKYRPQLVFAVLIPFFQQFTGLNVITFYAPILFRTIGFGSQASLMSSAIIGSFKPVSTLISIFVVDKFGRRALFLEGGVQMLICQIIMAIAIAVTFGTSGNPGTLPKWYAIVVVGVICVYVSGYAWSWGPLGWLIPSEIFPLEIRSAAQSITVSVNMISTFFIAQFFTSMLCHFKFGLFIFFGCFVVIMTIVIYKFLPETKGIPLEEMNMVWQKHPFWGKFLESENRIQTGKA, from the exons ATGACTAAGCAAGCAATCATGGATGTTCCAACAAAGTATCCAGGAAAACTCACCTTTAGGGTGGTTATCACTTGCATCATGGCAGCAAGTGGTGGATTAATCTTTGGTTATGACCATGGTGTATCAG gTGGTGTTACTTCAATGGATTCCTTCTTGAAACGTTTCTTTCCATCTGTTTATGAAAAGGAATCAAATGTGAAACCTTCTTCAAACCAATACTGCAAATTCAACAGTCAGATATTGACACTGTTTACATCTTCTCTTTATCTAAGTGCTCTTGTTGCTGGTCTTGGTGCATCCAACATAACAAGAATGCTTGGTAGGCGTGCAACTATGATTATGGGTGGATTGTTCTTTGTCTCAGGTGCATTACTCAATGGATTAGCCGTGGACATTTGGATGCTTATTGTTGGAAGGTTGTTGCTTGGTTTTGGCATTGGATGTGCCAATCAG TCAGTTCCAATCTATGTCTCAGAAATGGCACCTTATAAATACAGAGGAGCACTAAACATGTGTTTCCAATTGTCAATTACTATAGGCATTTTTTCAGCCAATCTTTTCAACTACTATTTTTCCAAGATACTTAATGGTGAGGGATGGCGATTAAGCTTGGGGCTTGGTGCGGTACCTGCATTGATTTTTGTTGTAGGATCATTTTGTCTTCCTGATTCGCCAAACTCACTTGTCACACGCGGTCGTCATGAAGATGCAAGAAAGGAGCTCGTGAAAATTCGTGGCACAGATGATGTTGATGCAGAGTTTAGAGATATTGTTGCTGCTAGTGAGGCCTCGGCTAAAGTGACACACCCTTGGAAAACCTTGTTGGATAGAAAATATAGGCCACAGCTTGTTTTCGCAGTGTTGATTCCTTTCTTTCAGCAATTCACTGGCTTGAATGTGATCACATTCTATGCTCCTATTTTGTTCAGAACAATTGGCTTTGGAAGCCAAGCTTCTCTCATGTCTTCCGCGATCATCGGAAGTTTTAAGCCCGTTTCCACCTTGATTTCAAtctttgttgtagataaatttgGAAGACGCGCTCTTTTCCTCGAGGGTGGTGTGCAAATGTTGATTTGTCAG ATTATCATGGCAATTGCTATTGCTGTCACATTTGGAACAAGTGGGAACCCAGGAACACTTCCTAAATGGTATGCAATTGTTGTTGTAGGTGTGATATGCGTATATGTTTCGGGTTACGCTTGGTCTTGGGGTCCTCTGGGATGGTTAATACCGAGCGAAATTTTTCCTCTTGAAATTCGATCTGCCGCTCAGAGTATCACAGTTTCTGTGAATATGATCAGCACTTTCTTCATAGCTCAATTCTTCACATCAATGCTTTGTCACTTCAAGTTTGGTTTATTCATTTTCTTTGGTTGCTTTGTGGTCATAATGACCATAGTCATCTACAAGTTTTTGCCAGAAACAAAGGGTATCCCACTTGAGGAAATGAATATGGTTTGGCAGAAACACCCTTTCTGGGGCAAATTTTTGGAGTCAGAAAATAGGATACAAACTGGCAAGGCATAA
- the LOC101491236 gene encoding probable rRNA-processing protein EBP2 homolog — MELPMVNVDTMKDDETEYLSEEISPSESGSDEDVKLSEPSKKAVNNRDALLDKLGDISWPENVEWRHKLSIDIDQEQEVDVNDDLARELAFYTQALEGTRQAFEKLQSMGLPFLRPSDYYAEMVKADSHMEKVKGRLLDEKRKMEEAEERRKAREAKRLSKEIQAQKMKERAKQKKEDIESVKKWRKQRQQSGFADNGNDAGKVLDFEDGKVFERSKKKRPGVSPGDRSGGKAKQAFGKGKKQMKRDSKFGFGGKKGLKKQNTADTTNDFGGFSKKGADAGNKKRKR, encoded by the coding sequence ATGGAGCTTCCTATGGTTAATGTTGATACAATGAAAGATGATGAAACTGAATATTTGAGTGAGGAAATATCACCATCTGAATCAGGATCAGATGAAGATGTGAAATTATCTGAACCATCTAAAAAAGCAGTAAATAACAGAGATGCTCTATTGGATAAACTCGGAGACATAAGTTGGCCAGAGAATGTTGAATGGAGACATAAACTCTCCATTGATATTGATCAAGAGCAGGAAGTAGACGTCAACGATGACTTGGCACGAGAGCTTGCATTTTACACTCAGGCATTGGAGGGAACTAGACAGGCCTTTGAGAAACTTCAGTCAATGGGTCTCCCTTTTCTACGACCTTCAGACTATTATGCCGAAATGGTGAAGGCAGATAGCCACATGGAGAAGGTGAAAGGTAGGCTATTAGATGAGAAGCGGAAGATGGAAGAGGCTGAGGAGAGAAGAAAAGCCAGGGAGGCCAAGAGATTGTCGAAAGAGATTCAGGCacagaaaatgaaagaaagggCCAAGCAGAAAAAGGAGGACATCGAATCTGTTAAGAAATGGAGGAAGCAGAGGCAACAGAGCGGGTTTGCTGACAACGGAAATGATGCGGGTAAGGTTTTGGACTTTGAGGATGGAAAAGTGTTCGAGAGGTCAAAGAAGAAAAGGCCTGGAGTGTCTCCCGGCGATCGGTCAGGAGGTAAGGCAAAGCAAGCCTTTGGAAAGGGAAAGAAGCAAATGAAAAGAGATTCCAAATTCGGTTTTGGAGGCAAGAAGGGATTGAAGAAGCAGAATACCGCTGACACCACTAATGATTTTGGTGGATTCAGTAAAAAGGGCGCTGATGCTGGAAATAAGAAGAGAAAGAGGTAA
- the LOC101497284 gene encoding sugar carrier protein C-like yields the protein MTKQAIMDVPTKYPGKLTFRVVITCIMAASGGLIFGYDHGVSGGVTSMDSFLKRFFPSVYEKESNVKPSSNQYCKFNSQILTLFTSSLYLSALVAGLGASNITRMLGRRATMIMGGLFFVSGALLNGLAMDIWMLIVGRLLLGFGIGCANQSVPIYVSEMAPYKYRGALNMCFQLSITIGIFSANLFNYYFSKILNGEGWRLSLGLGAVPALIFVVGSFCLPDSPNSLVTRGRHEDARKELVKIRGTDDVDAEFRDIVAASEASAKVTHPWKTLLERKYRPQLVFAVLIPFFQQFTGLNVITFYAPILFRTIGFGSQASLMSAAIIGSFKPISTLISIFVVDKFGRRALFLEGGVQMLICQIIMAIAIAVTFGTSGNPGTLPKWYAIVVVGVICVYVSGYAWSWGPLGWLIPSEIFPLEIRSAAQSITVSVNMISTFFIAQFFTSMLCHFKFGLFIFFGCFVVIMTIVIYKFLPETKGIPLEEMNMVWQKHPFWGKFLESENRIQTGKA from the exons ATGACTAAGCAAGCAATCATGGATGTTCCAACAAAGTATCCAGGAAAACTTACCTTTAGGGTGGTTATCACTTGCATCATGGCAGCAAGTGGTGGATTAATCTTTGGTTATGACCATGGTGTATCAG gTGGTGTTACTTCAATGGATTCCTTCTTGAAACGTTTCTTTCCATCTGTTTATGAAAAGGAATCAAATGTGAAACCTTCTTCAAACCAATACTGCAAATTCAACAGTCAGATATTGACACTGTTTACATCTTCTCTTTATCTAAGTGCTCTTGTTGCTGGTCTTGGTGCATCCAACATAACAAGAATGCTTGGTAGGCGTGCAACTATGATTATGGGTGGATTGTTCTTTGTCTCAGGTGCATTACTCAATGGATTAGCCATGGACATTTGGATGCTTATTGTTGGAAGGTTGTTGCTTGGTTTTGGCATTGGATGTGCCAATCAG TCAGTTCCAATCTATGTCTCAGAAATGGCACCTTATAAATACAGAGGAGCACTAAACATGTGTTTCCAATTGTCAATTACTATAGGCATTTTTTCAGCCAATCTTTTCAACTACTATTTTTCCAAGATACTTAATGGTGAGGGATGGCGATTAAGCTTGGGGCTTGGTGCGGTACCTGCATTGATTTTTGTTGTAGGATCATTTTGTCTTCCTGATTCGCCAAACTCACTTGTCACACGCGGTCGTCATGAAGATGCAAGAAAGGAGCTCGTGAAAATTCGTGGCACAGATGATGTTGATGCAGAGTTTAGAGATATTGTTGCTGCTAGTGAGGCCTCGGCTAAAGTCACACACCCTTGGAAAACCTTGTTGGAGAGAAAATATAGGCCACAACTTGTTTTCGCAGTGTTGATTCCTTTCTTTCAGCAATTCACTGGCTTGAATGTGATCACATTCTATGCTCCTATTTTGTTCAGAACAATTGGCTTTGGAAGCCAAGCTTCTCTCATGTCTGCCGCGATCATCGGAAGTTTTAAGCCCATTTCCACCTTGATTTCAATCTTCGTTGTAGATAAATTTGGAAGACGCGCTCTTTTCCTCGAGGGTGGTGTGCAAATGTTGATTTGTCAG ATTATCATGGCAATTGCTATTGCTGTCACATTTGGAACAAGTGGGAACCCAGGAACACTTCCTAAATGGTATGCAATTGTTGTTGTAGGTGTGATATGCGTATATGTTTCGGGTTACGCATGGTCTTGGGGTCCTCTGGGATGGTTAATACCGAGCGAAATTTTTCCTCTTGAAATTCGATCTGCCGCTCAGAGTATCACAGTTTCTGTGAATATGATCAGCACTTTTTTCATAGCTCAATTCTTCACATCAATGCTTTGTCACTTCAAGTTTGGTTTATTCATTTTCTTTGGTTGCTTTGTGGTCATAATGACCATAGTCATCTACAAGTTTTTGCCAGAAACAAAGGGTATCCCACTTGAGGAAATGAATATGGTTTGGCAGAAACACCCTTTCTGGGGCAAATTTTTGGAGTCAGAAAATAGGATACAAACTGGCAAGGCATAA